The Cydia splendana chromosome 2, ilCydSple1.2, whole genome shotgun sequence nucleotide sequence agcgaatatttccaccatatgCGCCTTTTTTTTGTTCGTTGCTGTAAGTTTGTTTTTGTAACAGTAaatgactttttattttatttttaatttttaggcgCCACCGACATCTACCGTATGAGTATAGAAGTTCTTCCATAAGGCGCATATGGTGGAAAAATTCGCTGTCCTCGACTACCTCCACTTTGAATTTATTTCTAAGATTTAAGGTTATGGCATCGCTTGCAGAAGTTCCTGCTTAATACAAAAATGAATTTACTGTGTATGGGGTAGCGCATCgttactggtgaatttccaatatgacttggaactcatGGTACTATCTCTCTAGACGTTACTGCTCTTTTGACTGCAAATTCTCGCGGAAGTAGCATAAGCCAGAGTTTACACTATATTCCTGTTCCCAGCCGTACTCACTACCTTGCCTTAAGCGGTGAAGTGTAAACGGCATAATTAAACGGGGTTTTACGGTATAGAGAAATTGTAAAAACcagaatcgctttgtgtctctctattactcttccatagtggtgtgacagtgacagttgcgtttcgttcgctacgtagcgttagcgattggcatgttgtctacagGGCCAAGAAAGTACATAGGATGACTGACCTGGTGTTTAAAGTGCTCCGTCGCTCTCTAACTTGCTCTGCGCGGATCTTCTTGTGATAGTATACGGAGCTTGTACTCTCTGGGGTCACTTCTATGAAGTCTGGTACATCTTCCACTCCTACAAATAAATGTAGCAAATAATTAGAAGTAACTATATAGTGGCAGGGGTGGCTTACtccacgatttcgtcgcgtcaCTACAAACAGTACAAACAGGTACATGCGATGCGGCCCACactaattttggtgtctagcagtagtagttgccgcgcaccgctacggaacggacgcctgcacgcgcttgcgccaccttgcggtcatatctgtcgtaatagacgcgttttgttagagagtgaaccttctgtacctagtactatatattagggatgtaccgactagtcgggaaagccgactatccggccacatttgtagtcggcgattagtcggcaaaaatagccgattagtcggcactttattagtgaaagaaaaacagaaaagaaagaaatcaacagtcatgATTTACCacatgtttaatgtttattttactaaaatacctatccatggtgcatacgaaaacttttgttcatataattgaccgttagatcgttatcgtatgttggtgggctggtgttttcctctacaggtcgatctcaagtATCTCAACTGAtgctcgtgtaatttcatgtgcaagttcgatatttttttttattattattcaggtTATTGTTTTATGCTGTAGCCATGAGGAActtttaatgttattgcaaaatttagagacttagacagggTACGTTGTTCGTAAAGACTGACcaaggggataggttcttaactggcgactacgtacgggaaatagagccttagaaatacctcctacaagctgtactgacggtctgcacaggatcgcaaaataaaagaactaaacgacagaaattgaacgaggattcttgtgataggtgaTTGAaactgtagagaacaccttttagccaagctattatgatgaatagcgcaaccaaaggagcaaaactattatttttcACCTGGACTTATACGAAAccaatgatctggccgactagccgactagtcggccattcgagcgccgattagtcggctagtcggccaaatcaatagtcggtacatcactactaTATATGCCATCTAGGCGTTTGGTCAAAGGCGCCTAGTCTTACTAAGATGGCAAGTCGAGAAATTCGGACCGGTTCCGCCGTGGCGGGGTGGCCTACGTATTCAAGGCGTTAGCCCGGATAGCTAAAGACGCTAAGTGCGTGCTTGGTGcgaattgatgatgatgatgatgatgctttcctgaccgatttcggccgcagcgactgtgtgctctggagtaggcaaATTTTAACtcgttattagagtgtagctgatccacagCATCCATTGCTAAATCGCATTTTGGGCACGTGGTgctaattatacatattatgtcaAGTTTTAGGGCCGATTCAATCAATCAATGCGAAGCGATCAATGTCACTCAGCGGTggactatgaaacttcccatacgaTAGAATTTAGCGAACACTTCAATGGTGACTGAcgatttggtgcaaccgaccctaagtttTCAATTTAGGCCACAAGGAGGCAGTGCAACCAACCCGTACGTTCCTTCAGTCCTGTCCTGTTAGAAAAAGCACCTCCAAATGGAAGGTAAGATAGTTACTGCTGGTGTTAGGGTAGTTGAGGCTGGTAGCTTGTTCTATGTTCCCGTTGATGACGTCCTGAAGTGTCAGCTCGATGTTGCGCTTCAAGCTGTTGTTACTACGTATAAGACAAGATAAGTTACCGCTGGTGTTAGGGTAGTTGAGGCTGGTAGCTTGTTCTATGTTCCCGTTGATGACATCCTGAAGTGTCAGCTCGATGTTGCGCTTCAAGCTGTTGTTACTACGTATAAGACAAGATAAGTTACCGCTGGTGTTAGGGTAGTTGAGGCTGGTAGCTTGTTCTATGTTCCCGTTGATGATATCCTGTAGCGTCAGCTCAATGTTGCGCTTCAAGCTGTTGTTACTACGTTTAAGACAAGATAAGTTACCGCTGGTGTTAGGGTAGTTGAGGCTGGTAGCTTGTTCTATGTTCCCGTTGATGACATCCTGAAGTGTCAGCTCGATGTTGCGCTTCAAGCTGTTGTTACTACGTATAAGACAAGATAAGTTACCGCTGGTGTTAGGGTAGTTGAGGCTGGTAGCTTGTTCTACGTTCCCGTTGATGACATCCTGAAGTGTCAGCTCGATGTTGCGCTTCAAGCTGTTGTTACTACGTATAAGACAAGATAAGTTACCGCTGGTGTTAGGGTAGCTGAGGCTGGTGGCTTGTTCTATGTTCCCGTTAATGACATCCTGAAGCGTCAGCTCGATGTTGCGCTTCAAGCTGTTGTTACTACGTATAAGACAAGATAAGTTACCGCTGGTGTTAGGGTAGTTGAGGCTGGTAGCTTGTTCTATGTTCCCGTTGATGACATCCTGAAGTGTCAGCTCGATGTTGCGCTTCAAGCTGTTGTTACTACGTATAAGACAAGATAAGTTACCGCTGGTGTTAGGGTAGTTGAGGCTGGTAGCTTGTTCTACGTTCCCGTTGATGACATCCTGAAGTGTCAGCTCGATGTTGCGCTTCAAGCTGTTGTTACTACGTATAAGACAAGATAAGTTACCGCTGGTGTTAGGGTAGTTGAGGCTGGTAGCTTGTTCTATGTTCCCGTTGATGACATCCTGAAGCGTCAGCTCGATGTTGCGCTTCAAGCTGTTGTTACAACATTTAAGACAAGATAAGTTACCGCTGGTGTTAGGGTAGTTCAGGCTGGTAGCTTGTTCTATGTTCCCGTTGATGACATCCTGCAGCGTCAGCTCGATGTTGCGCTTCAAGCTGTTGTTACAACGTTTAAGACAAGATAAGTTACCGCTGGTGTTAGGGTAGTTGAGGCTGGTAGCTTGTTCTATGTTCCCGTTGATGACATCCTGAAGCGTCAGCTCGATGTTGCGCTTCAAGCTGTTGTTACAACATTTAAGACAAGATAAGTTACCGCTGGTGTTAGAGTAGTTCAGGCTGGTAGCTTGTTCTATGTTCCCGTTGATGACATCCTGCAGCGTCAGCTCGATGTTGCGCTTCAAGCTGTTGTTACAACGTTTAAGACAAGATAAGTTACCGCTGGTGTTAGGGTAGTTGAGGCTGGTAGCTTGTTCTATGTTCCCGTTGATGACATCCTGAAGCGTCAGCTCGATGTTGCGTGCCAAGTTGTTGTTAGGGTAGTTGAGGCTGGTAGCTTGTTCTACATTCCCGTTGATGATATCCTGTAGCGTTAGCTCGATATTGCGCTTCAAGCTGTTGTTACTTCGCGTGCTAGAACAATACAGTAACACATTGCTATGTATGACCCATAGCAGCCGTTATAGCTATtggaaaacttatttaattgttTACCGCATTGTCGAGCATTTCGGCTATTATGTGTACTTGTGTAGTGTGGTGGGGCAGAATTCAAAATCGCTAATATAGAAGATGTAGATgtaacgttcgtatttgtcacgctacttcagtcaacctcagtactttttgtaccgagactgactgaaatagcaagacacgtttccgtaaaaatacgatggaatataattatgcactacatctgtacgtaCGTTAACCCcgtccatttttagggttccgtaactcaaaaggaaaaaacggaacccttataggatcactcgtgcgtctgtctgtccgtctgtcacagcctatttgctccaaaactactggaccaatttagttgaaatttggtacacatatggaagtctgtgacccaaagacggacatgtaataaaaacaaatgaattttaagcataggtggctcttttagggggaatatgagaaaattaaaaaacaaagttttgcaaaccatatcgtgttgcATATTAAacgaaagggcttattttgaggatctctaatatatgttttttttataattttatatgaaatagtttagaagttatttaagaaaataggcaaaaaatgaccacccccccccccccccccccttaactccgatactactgggtctaatattttgaaaaaaatacccaTGATAGTTCTCTtacctctagatgacaggaaaacctattagaaatctagagtcaagcgtgagtcggacttaagaaaaaaaacgcggttgggctgttttagggacaaagccgtaatggtttacgtgaaactcggcgtggacagcttttgcgaaggccgagttgcgggaggttagtgttcaaacacagaacaattatagtacaagtgtctgaatgcgaaggtcgaaggcccggagcctccgacatgtgcatgcttcctgcaaaggagatcgtcgattttgttatATCTTTTGCTAAGTTatatcagggccacaaccgcaattgatttacgtgaaacgtggtgtggacagctagtgcgaaggtcgaaggccgagctctgcgttgggccgaaggcctgaagcatccaagagaggtgcgcctccacgcaaGGTCGATCTACCgcaaacaccgaagttcgcaaattgcggggatttctcttttactccaatgaaaccgtaattagagtgacagagtgagatgccagcaatttgcgaacttcgaacaaaattaaagatagccagccgtgtgtggaaaaattgaataaacagttgaatgtacttatgaacttcgctttgctcgctcatccgaaaatgtgtgcagtacggaacccttaggacgcgagttcgactcgcgcttgaccggttttttattagAATATAATTGACAAACCAAATTTAATCTCTCTCGTATCTCCTTTTGTAGAACGTTATGGACATTCTCCTAGTTTctggttataattataacttatgtagaCTAAAATCTATCTGGCTCGTGTATGACGACATCTTGTCCCCAGTGCCAGTGTACGCTGTAATTACCTGGTATAGCTACTGTCCGGCGGCTTGTGTTTGAAGGTGGTTGGCGTGGACATCTTGCCCTCGCCCCCACCAACGCCCACTCTCCCCAGTTACGCTGTAGTTACCTGGTATAGCTATCATCCTGCGGCTTGTGTATGAAGGCGGCGAGCGCGGACATCTTGCCCTCGCTGTTGCGGACGCCCACTCCCCCAACGGGCACTAGCTCCTTGGCGATGGGGTAGATGCCGCTCAGCAGCCTCTGACGCTTTACGAGGATTTGTCTTGAGCCCTGGAGCACAATTAACTTATGAAATTGATCCTACTTAGTCACTAGATATCCTATGctacatgcaaaaaaaaaaaaaataccattctGCCTCTCCTTATTTGAAGACAGTAGGATAGGCTTGTATTTCTTAATGACCCTCGAATGTTCATTTGCGTGGCTTGGTCCGCCATATCTATATACCGTACTACTACTACGTACACGTATACTTAAAATCCCCTTAGTCCCAtgataaaaaaaaggaaaaaaacttACTATCGGTGTAACTGGCACTATCTGTCTCTCCTTATTCGACAGTACGTTGGGTTTGTACTTCTTAATGACACGTAAGTTCATCTGCGTGGCTTGGTCGACCACGTCAATGTCATTGGTCGACTTCACTCCTGAAATGCCCTGTTTAAAACCAACTCCTAGTCACTAGACATCCCTTTTTAGCGTtcagtacccaaagggtaaaaacgggaccctattactaagactccactgtccgtctgtgtcataggcagttgaaattttcacagatcatgtgtatttctgttaccgctataacaacaaatactaaaaacagaataaaataaatatgtaagtggggctctcataccaacaaacgtgatttttttgccgttttttgcgtaatagtacagaacccttcgtgcgcgcgtccgactcgcacttgttcgaTTTTTTGCTATACgcaaaaattttaattaaaaacttacTAGCTGTGTAATCGGCGCTATCTGTCTCTCCTTATTCGACAGTATGTTGGGTTTGCACTTCTTAATAACACGCACGTTCATCGGCTTGGCTTGTTCGACCATGTCGACGTGGCGTTGGTTGACTTCAACGAACTTGTTCATGAAGGGCTTGAGTTTGACGTTGCAGCTGCGGAGGACGCGGTCGCTTCCTGGGTGTGAAGTGCTGTAAGTATAGCTATGGTGAATCAGTTGGTACTTGAGTACCTACTTCTTAACCTCCTAAGTCCCAGAATTGTGCTtcgtttttgaatttggaaccttggCTTATTTAACAATTGAagttaaaattaagttttgGAATTATGGCTTTTATAAGGGCCTCTGGAACTCAGGAGGCTATAGTTCTATAGCACGTTGTTTAAGAAACAGGGTAAAGTAAAAAAGTATAAAGCCTTTTTAGTAGGGTTGGGTGTTAGTTACTAGTGGCGCCATCTGCTTAACAGTATACCAACAGCTCTTATTAGGGATTACCTGACTGAGTTGTTCTGTGGCCGCATCATCTGATAATGCCGTAGCTCCGCGCACCGCAGCATGAACGGCGATTGTATCGTATCGCTCATGGTGGGAGACACAGATTCCCTGTTACCTGGACTTGCCTGACTATAGCTATAATTACCTGACTATGCTGTTCTGTGGCCGCATCGTCTGATAATGCCGTAGCTCCGAGCACCGCAGCATGAACGGCGATTGTATCGTATCGCTTATGGTGGGAGACACAGATTCCCTGTTACCTGTATTTACCTGACTATAGCTATAATTACCTGATTACGCTGTTCTGAGACCGAATCATCTGATAATGCCGTAGCACTGTACACCGCAGCATGAACGGCGATTGTATCGTATCGCTTATGGTGAGAGACACCAATTCCGTTACCTGGACTTACCTGACTATAGCTATAATTACCTGACTACGCTGTTCTGAGAGCGCATCATCTGATGGCGCAGCTCCGAGCAACGCAGCATGCACGGTGGGCGTTTCGGTGTCTCACTTATTGCGGGAGACAATGACTCGCTGCTTGATGAGTCTATCTGGAATTCAAGAGCTACGTaaatttatttaagttatttaattaggaCGACAATTAAATAAGTGTAGATATGCCTTGGCCGCATTGCCTCGGGCGAGGCACTTGTCCACCGACCGAGCTGCTAcgcgcggcaatttcctcgcgaggcGGCTCGTTCTGTGTGGTTCCGCCTATTagctaatattaaaaaaaattgttaaaagacAAAACCTGTACCTACTGTGGTAGCAAAAGTGGCAAGGTATGGCAGTAAATGAAAGGGCATAACATACATCAGTTATATCAAACTATACAACTATAAACATGCAAAAGTATATAAAAATCTATGGTACAAACATCCTGGACATctatactctgtcaagccatttccgtcagtagaaaagagcgacaaatttaaaaaatctaggcacg carries:
- the LOC134800769 gene encoding putative uncharacterized protein DDB_G0277255; this translates as MMEDKSVYSTSRLELCSYRCLQKLAKSLKLPSNVKKVYLVEMINAKKCSPESEVQRIIRRVKQERKNLTQVKKRSRQTVITIDSSSSESLSPAISETPKRPPCMLRCSELRHQMMRSQNSVVSTSHPGSDRVLRSCNVKLKPFMNKFVEVNQRHVDMVEQAKPMNVRVIKKCKPNILSNKERQIAPITQLGISGVKSTNDIDVVDQATQMNLRVIKKYKPNVLSNKERQIVPVTPIGSRQILVKRQRLLSGIYPIAKELVPVGGVGVRNSEGKMSALAAFIHKPQDDSYTSTRSNNSLKRNIELTLQDIINGNVEQATSLNYPNNNLARNIELTLQDVINGNIEQATSLNYPNTSGNLSCLKRCNNSLKRNIELTLQDVINGNIEQATSLNYSNTSGNLSCLKCCNNSLKRNIELTLQDVINGNIEQATSLNYPNTSGNLSCLKRCNNSLKRNIELTLQDVINGNIEQATSLNYPNTSGNLSCLKCCNNSLKRNIELTLQDVINGNIEQATSLNYPNTSGNLSCLIRSNNSLKRNIELTLQDVINGNVEQATSLNYPNTSGNLSCLIRSNNSLKRNIELTLQDVINGNIEQATSLNYPNTSGNLSCLIRSNNSLKRNIELTLQDVINGNIEQATSLSYPNTSGNLSCLIRSNNSLKRNIELTLQDVINGNVEQATSLNYPNTSGNLSCLIRSNNSLKRNIELTLQDVINGNIEQATSLNYPNTSGNLSCLKRSNNSLKRNIELTLQDIINGNIEQATSLNYPNTSGVEDVPDFIEVTPESTSSVYYHKKIRAEQVRERRSTLNTRCELPRINEAFGQFRGNHIRHDVTQPLYVQVSEESERILNYPQFAKRNTNLLETVYNFKSHFLTNQPLLQLATTTNTKCVYSTPTVATAAPQRPATTYTEPYMASYERDQYYGTMDNSRMNDCLRFVEHDYDFRCYEDPNRSSSSIGTVQSQDLGANVTISDMVEDALELISQDGDYMERMGMDVRMQCVLCNWAGPKIILEYHIRKEHSNDIDKQEKREWNITYSLGSVHQQLWKSRVIEHESALYVLSVKYEPPGCFLATLATLTTDPELTTGSITVFNKVTGEPHTWIGEIQELPPSLPYDNQPGLQLDLASLDLIPNSANLKLMNGELVLQSPSKVVFGQIELNDIHIILFVKIS